From a region of the Paraburkholderia hospita genome:
- a CDS encoding thymidylate synthase has translation MKQYLDLVRTILDTGSWQENRTGIRTISMPGAMLRFDLQQGFPAVTTKKLAFKSALGELIGFLRASRSAADFRALGCKVWDGNANENAQWLANPYRQGLDDLGGVYGVQWRKWPAYKVLDAAASAQLEDAASRGYAPVTEFEEDGVQKVLLYKAIDQIRQCLDTIMKNPSDRRILFHAWNPAVLEEIALPACHLLYQFLPNVAKREISLCLYIRSNDVGLGTPFNLTEGATLLHLVGRLTGYTPRWFTYFIGDAHIYENQLDMLQQQLMRDPYESPQLAISERVPEYAKTGVYEPEWLEKIEPSDFSLVGYRHHEPLTAPMAI, from the coding sequence ATGAAACAATACCTCGACCTCGTCCGCACGATCCTCGATACCGGCAGCTGGCAGGAAAACCGCACCGGAATCCGCACGATCAGCATGCCGGGGGCGATGTTGCGCTTCGATCTGCAGCAGGGTTTCCCCGCCGTGACGACGAAGAAACTGGCGTTCAAGTCGGCGCTCGGCGAGCTGATCGGCTTTCTGCGCGCGTCGCGCAGTGCCGCCGATTTCCGCGCGCTCGGCTGCAAGGTCTGGGACGGGAACGCGAACGAAAACGCTCAGTGGCTCGCCAATCCTTACCGGCAAGGGCTGGACGACCTCGGCGGCGTGTACGGCGTGCAGTGGCGCAAGTGGCCCGCCTACAAGGTGCTCGACGCGGCGGCGAGCGCGCAGCTGGAAGACGCGGCGTCGCGCGGTTATGCGCCCGTTACCGAGTTCGAGGAAGACGGCGTGCAGAAGGTGCTGCTGTACAAGGCGATCGACCAGATTCGCCAGTGTCTCGACACGATCATGAAAAACCCGTCCGACCGTCGAATTTTGTTTCATGCGTGGAATCCGGCCGTGCTCGAGGAAATCGCGCTGCCGGCTTGCCATCTGCTGTATCAGTTCCTGCCGAACGTCGCGAAGCGCGAAATTTCGCTGTGCCTCTATATCCGCAGTAACGACGTCGGGCTCGGCACGCCGTTCAACCTGACGGAAGGGGCGACGCTGCTGCACCTCGTCGGCCGGCTGACGGGTTATACACCGCGCTGGTTCACGTACTTCATCGGCGATGCGCATATCTACGAGAATCAGCTCGACATGTTGCAGCAGCAACTGATGCGCGATCCGTACGAAAGCCCGCAGCTCGCGATTTCGGAGCGCGTGCCCGAGTATGCAAAGACGGGCGTCTATGAGCCTGAATGGCTGGAGAAGATCGAGCCGTCCGATTTCTCGCTGGTCGGCTACCGCCACCATGAACCGCTGACGGCGCCGATGGCGATCTGA
- a CDS encoding sigma-54 dependent transcriptional regulator: MESATRQLIYVSRDPSAELNTRFHERGWHVEVVGSARDARRAVRSGMAAGGLLDLSSCFQQHEIAAFESCLTMPNVGWVATTMAGQLQDAALRRLVRDYCFDYVTVPYSGDRIVDSVGHAYGMVSLGEPASNDASQGGTEGEMVGSCDAMLALFRSIRKVAMTDAPVFISGESGTGKELTAVAIHERSSRRNAPFIPINCGAIPPHLLQSELFGYERGAFTGANQRKIGRVEAANGGTLFLDEIGDLPLESQASLLRFLQERKVERLGGHGSIEVDVRIISATHVDMNTAMIEGRFRSDLYHRLCVLQIDEPPLRARGKDIELLARHMLERFRKDASRRLRGFAPDAIAALHNYSWPGNVRELINRVRRAIVMSEGRAITARDLELAEYVEIVPVSLAQAREAAERQAIELALLRHRGRLGDAAQELGISRVTLYRLLCSHGMRHMESEPLAPHAEMPSTMPHL; the protein is encoded by the coding sequence ATGGAATCCGCCACGCGGCAACTGATTTACGTATCAAGAGATCCCAGCGCGGAGTTGAACACGCGTTTTCATGAGCGCGGGTGGCATGTCGAGGTTGTCGGTTCGGCACGCGATGCCCGCCGCGCCGTACGCTCGGGGATGGCGGCGGGTGGTCTGCTCGATCTGTCGAGCTGTTTCCAGCAGCATGAAATCGCGGCGTTTGAATCGTGTTTGACCATGCCGAATGTCGGCTGGGTCGCAACCACCATGGCAGGCCAGTTGCAGGACGCCGCATTGCGCCGGCTCGTGCGCGACTATTGTTTCGATTACGTTACCGTGCCTTATTCGGGCGACCGGATCGTCGATTCGGTGGGTCACGCATATGGCATGGTTTCGCTTGGCGAGCCAGCGTCCAATGACGCGTCGCAAGGCGGCACGGAAGGCGAAATGGTCGGTTCGTGCGATGCGATGCTCGCGCTGTTCCGCTCGATTCGCAAGGTCGCGATGACCGACGCGCCCGTCTTCATTTCCGGCGAATCGGGCACCGGCAAGGAGCTCACGGCCGTTGCCATTCACGAGCGTTCGTCGCGCCGCAACGCACCGTTCATCCCCATCAACTGCGGCGCGATTCCGCCGCATCTCCTGCAATCGGAGCTGTTCGGCTACGAGCGCGGCGCGTTCACGGGTGCGAACCAGCGCAAGATCGGGCGCGTCGAAGCGGCGAACGGCGGCACGCTGTTCCTCGATGAAATCGGCGACCTGCCGCTCGAAAGCCAGGCGAGCCTGCTGCGCTTCCTGCAGGAGCGCAAGGTCGAGCGCCTCGGCGGACATGGTTCGATCGAAGTGGACGTGCGGATCATTTCTGCGACGCACGTCGACATGAACACGGCGATGATCGAAGGGCGGTTCCGCTCGGACCTGTATCACCGGCTGTGCGTGCTGCAGATCGACGAGCCGCCGCTGCGCGCGCGCGGCAAGGACATCGAGCTGCTCGCGCGGCATATGCTCGAACGTTTCAGGAAAGATGCGAGCCGCCGGCTGCGCGGCTTCGCGCCCGATGCAATTGCTGCGCTCCACAACTACAGCTGGCCGGGCAACGTGCGCGAGCTGATCAACCGCGTGCGGCGCGCGATCGTGATGTCGGAAGGGCGGGCGATCACGGCGCGCGATCTCGAACTGGCCGAGTACGTCGAAATCGTACCCGTGTCCCTTGCGCAGGCGCGCGAGGCCGCCGAGCGGCAGGCGATCGAACTGGCGTTGCTGCGTCATCGGGGCCGTCTGGGCGATGCCGCGCAGGAGCTGGGTATTTCGCGCGTCACGCTGTACCGGTTGTTGTGCTCGCACGGCATGCGGCATATGGAAAGCGAGCCGCTCGCGCCGCACGCGGAGATGCCGTCGACGATGCCGCATCTTTAA
- a CDS encoding ArsR/SmtB family transcription factor gives MAAALSSEPNHFPGLSRIGALLADPGRAAMLWALMDGTARPAGELTLIAGLSPSAASAHLARLTDGGLLALEVRGRHRYFRIASAEIASTIEALANVAQATAPQRTVPRPARTVPVDMRYARTCYDHMAGEVAVRVYERLIDGGLLTVHGDALEATSDGKALLAQWGIDVSQQRGRRRRFACTCPDWSERRPHLGGALGAALLDSWSSQGWVERTDRPRILRVTPVGHRQFDAFLAH, from the coding sequence ATGGCCGCCGCACTTTCCTCCGAACCGAACCACTTTCCCGGCCTGAGCCGCATCGGCGCGCTGCTCGCCGATCCTGGCCGCGCCGCGATGCTGTGGGCGCTGATGGACGGCACCGCGCGTCCCGCGGGCGAGCTGACGCTGATCGCGGGCCTGTCGCCTTCGGCGGCGAGCGCCCATCTCGCGCGGTTGACGGACGGCGGGCTGCTCGCGCTCGAAGTGCGCGGCCGGCATCGCTATTTCCGGATCGCGTCGGCGGAAATCGCGTCGACCATCGAGGCGCTCGCCAACGTCGCGCAAGCCACGGCCCCGCAACGCACCGTGCCGCGCCCGGCGCGCACCGTGCCCGTCGACATGCGCTACGCGCGCACCTGCTACGACCACATGGCGGGCGAAGTGGCCGTGCGGGTCTACGAGCGGCTCATCGACGGCGGCCTGCTGACGGTCCACGGCGACGCGCTCGAAGCAACGTCTGACGGCAAAGCGCTGCTCGCGCAATGGGGCATCGACGTGTCGCAGCAACGTGGGCGACGCCGGCGCTTCGCCTGCACCTGCCCGGACTGGAGCGAGCGGCGCCCGCATCTCGGCGGCGCGCTTGGCGCGGCGCTACTCGATTCGTGGTCGTCGCAGGGCTGGGTCGAGCGCACCGACCGGCCGCGAATCCTGCGCGTGACGCCCGTCGGCCATCGTCAGTTCGACGCCTTTCTCGCGCACTGA
- a CDS encoding DUF6600 domain-containing protein: MKSLATPGTTSRHANPALRRDARRASLVALAVAGALTSLALQSAAAQDAPPPANYAQSAPDSDPPGRIARLNYMAGTVTTEPAGASDWSYAQVNRPLTTGDQLWNDKNARSELHIGSTAVRMGAQTSLDILNLDDNSAQLKVAQGTLSTRVRAITPGSSYEIDTPNLALGVNGPGDYRVDVAPDGSSTTVTVRSGSATVYGDNGQVPVGAGQQVTFTGTSLQQAAASGAPGADPFDQWAASRDAAEERSVSARYVSREMPGYQDLDANGTWRSTPQYGHVWTPNQEPAGWAPYRDGHWAWQAPWGWTWVDDAPWGFAPYHYGRWAYVDDSWAWVPGQAAVSEPPVYAPALVAFVGDGDGGGSDWGVNLAVGGVAAAGLAWFALGPGEPWHPHWGRDHDWSPRYYERVNNTVIVNNRVDIHNNTHNTYINYRAPGAVTAMPATAFVHGQPTNRFAHRADPAQWRNARFNAGAPGIAPVRQSFGPGTRNAAYRPPANVMARPVVGTRNPGVPAAFHDRLAQNFAQGGHGRVPGAGEPIVHTSVPARFGAQTVGGNGPVANVRVVRSHAPGQMPGAMPGAPMAGGPGAQRPGGGAPQGNGQKQGMPGHGFVPGQIAGAPNGQRPGGGEAQGNGQPHAMPTQPGNGVPRPPQFASGRPMNGMPQQPGQPGNAQRPDMGAGQQREPAWTQHHAPMAQQHGNPQQSGAAQTPGQRPPMSQPGQVAQQQRESAQRSGNGFGGGVVQGQPPHGQDQRGQPAPMQQAQAQPRPEMHPQPQVQQPQVQQQPRADMHPQPQQQARQEFHPQAQPQPRPEVRPQPQQPQQQARQEIRPQPQPQPRPEFHPQPQQPQQQARQEFHPQPQPQPRPESHPQPQPQPRPAPQQVQQPHPQPQPQPQPQPHQDQRTTGGGHDEHHRG; this comes from the coding sequence ATGAAATCACTCGCCACACCCGGCACGACATCCAGACACGCTAACCCTGCCCTTCGACGCGATGCGCGTCGAGCTTCGCTCGTGGCGCTCGCCGTCGCGGGCGCGCTGACTTCGCTTGCGTTGCAGAGCGCCGCAGCGCAGGACGCGCCGCCGCCCGCCAACTACGCGCAAAGCGCGCCGGACAGCGATCCGCCGGGACGCATCGCGCGCCTGAACTACATGGCGGGCACGGTCACGACCGAACCGGCGGGCGCATCCGACTGGTCGTATGCGCAGGTCAACCGCCCGCTCACGACGGGCGACCAGTTGTGGAACGACAAGAATGCGCGCTCGGAACTGCACATCGGATCGACAGCCGTGCGCATGGGCGCGCAAACCAGTCTCGACATCCTCAACCTCGACGACAACAGCGCGCAGCTGAAAGTCGCGCAAGGCACGCTGTCGACCCGCGTGCGCGCGATCACGCCCGGCTCGTCGTATGAGATCGACACACCGAACCTCGCGTTGGGCGTGAACGGCCCCGGCGACTACCGTGTCGACGTCGCCCCCGATGGCAGCAGCACCACCGTCACGGTGCGCAGCGGCAGCGCGACCGTGTACGGCGACAACGGCCAGGTGCCCGTCGGTGCCGGGCAGCAGGTCACGTTCACGGGTACGAGCCTGCAGCAGGCGGCCGCGAGCGGCGCGCCCGGGGCCGATCCGTTCGATCAATGGGCAGCGAGCCGCGATGCCGCCGAGGAGCGCTCGGTGTCGGCGCGCTATGTATCGCGCGAGATGCCCGGCTATCAGGATCTCGATGCGAACGGCACGTGGCGGAGCACGCCGCAGTACGGGCACGTGTGGACACCGAATCAGGAGCCCGCCGGCTGGGCGCCGTATCGCGACGGCCACTGGGCCTGGCAGGCGCCATGGGGCTGGACATGGGTCGACGACGCGCCGTGGGGCTTCGCGCCGTATCACTACGGCCGTTGGGCCTATGTCGACGATTCGTGGGCGTGGGTGCCGGGACAGGCCGCCGTCAGCGAACCGCCCGTGTATGCGCCGGCCCTCGTCGCCTTTGTCGGAGATGGCGATGGCGGCGGCAGTGACTGGGGCGTGAACCTCGCTGTCGGAGGTGTGGCGGCGGCTGGTCTCGCGTGGTTCGCGCTCGGACCCGGCGAGCCGTGGCATCCGCACTGGGGCCGCGATCATGACTGGAGCCCGCGCTATTACGAGCGCGTGAACAACACGGTCATCGTCAACAACCGCGTGGATATCCATAACAACACCCACAACACGTACATCAACTATCGCGCGCCGGGCGCCGTGACGGCGATGCCCGCGACAGCGTTCGTCCACGGACAGCCGACCAACCGCTTCGCGCATCGCGCCGATCCCGCGCAATGGCGCAACGCGCGTTTCAATGCGGGCGCGCCGGGCATTGCGCCCGTCAGGCAGAGTTTCGGGCCGGGCACGCGCAACGCCGCTTATCGGCCGCCTGCGAATGTGATGGCGCGGCCTGTCGTTGGTACGCGCAATCCGGGTGTCCCGGCTGCGTTTCATGACCGGCTCGCGCAGAATTTTGCACAAGGCGGTCACGGACGCGTGCCGGGCGCGGGCGAGCCGATCGTTCATACATCGGTGCCGGCGCGCTTCGGCGCGCAGACGGTCGGCGGGAATGGGCCGGTCGCGAATGTTCGTGTCGTGCGCTCGCATGCGCCGGGGCAGATGCCCGGCGCGATGCCGGGTGCGCCGATGGCAGGTGGTCCGGGCGCTCAGCGGCCCGGCGGCGGCGCTCCGCAGGGCAATGGGCAGAAGCAAGGGATGCCGGGGCACGGGTTCGTACCCGGACAGATCGCGGGCGCGCCGAATGGCCAGCGGCCGGGTGGCGGCGAGGCGCAGGGCAATGGCCAACCGCACGCCATGCCTACGCAGCCGGGGAACGGCGTACCGCGTCCGCCGCAATTTGCGAGTGGCCGCCCGATGAACGGCATGCCGCAACAGCCGGGTCAGCCCGGAAATGCGCAACGGCCCGATATGGGCGCGGGTCAGCAGCGTGAACCCGCGTGGACACAGCACCATGCACCGATGGCACAGCAACACGGCAATCCGCAGCAGTCAGGCGCGGCACAGACGCCTGGACAGCGTCCGCCTATGTCACAGCCGGGTCAGGTCGCGCAGCAGCAGCGTGAGTCAGCGCAGAGATCGGGGAATGGTTTCGGCGGCGGCGTCGTACAAGGACAGCCGCCGCATGGCCAGGATCAGCGCGGGCAACCCGCACCGATGCAGCAGGCTCAGGCGCAACCGCGTCCGGAGATGCATCCGCAGCCGCAGGTCCAGCAACCGCAGGTCCAACAGCAGCCGCGAGCCGACATGCATCCGCAACCGCAGCAGCAGGCGCGTCAGGAATTCCATCCGCAGGCCCAACCTCAGCCGCGTCCGGAGGTTCGTCCGCAACCGCAGCAGCCGCAGCAGCAGGCGCGTCAGGAAATCCGGCCGCAGCCGCAACCTCAACCGCGTCCGGAGTTTCATCCGCAGCCGCAGCAACCACAGCAGCAGGCTCGCCAGGAATTCCATCCGCAGCCGCAACCTCAGCCGCGTCCGGAGTCTCATCCGCAGCCACAGCCGCAACCTCGTCCGGCGCCGCAGCAGGTGCAACAGCCGCATCCGCAACCCCAGCCCCAGCCTCAGCCTCAGCCGCATCAGGACCAGCGCACGACGGGTGGCGGACACGACGAGCATCATCGCGGGTAA